In the genome of Pseudomonadota bacterium, the window TATAGGAAGTGCAGCAATAAAATATGATGAATCGAAGGTTAAAAAGGAAGAAATTGAGGCGGCCATAGAAAAGACCGGGTTTAAAGTAAGCCGCGGCTTTAAGTGAGCATAGCAATATAGCTGCAGGTACTGTGCAGCCCCGGCAAAACAATAATTTATGTCAAACAAATCAATCATTGAAATACTGGAAGAGATTGGTACGCTTCTTGAGATAAAGGATGATAATCCATTTAAAACAAGGGCTTACTATAATGCTGCGAAAACGCTTTCCGGAATAGATAACCTTGAAGAGATAATAAAAAGCAAAAGACTCAGGGAGATAAAAGGGATCGGAGAAGCGCTTTCAAAGAAGATTGAGGAATACAGCGAAACAGGAAGGATGGAATACTATGAGGATTTGAAAAAAGAAATCCCCCCGTCACTCCTGGAACTTACGGGCATACCGAATCTGGGTCCAAAAAAGATTAAGGTGTTATATGATGAACTCGGAATTACCAATGTGGGCGAGCTTGAATATGCCTGCAAGGAGAACCGTCTCATTGTCCTTCCCGGTTTTGGGGAAAAGACCCAGGAGAAAATATTAAAGGGTATTGAATTTGTCAAAAGGCATCAGGGCGAGTTTTTATTTGGTGATGTTTATCCGGCGGCGGAGAACATCAGAGATAAATTCACAACCATAGTGAAG includes:
- a CDS encoding cation transporter translates to MAETDIKIEGMSCQHCVMAVKKAIGGLKGIENADVAIGSAAIKYDESKVKKEEIEAAIEKTGFKVSRGFK